The following are encoded in a window of Halosolutus halophilus genomic DNA:
- a CDS encoding mRNA surveillance protein pelota, which translates to MQIKDREQVEGGRERVTVVPESVDDLWHLQYVLEPGDRVAGDTTRRIQRNDDQMRDTGGEREHMWVAIAVEDVEFHKFANRLRVGGEIVACSREDQLGFHHTLNVEGRDEISIEKYFKPDQEARLEEAEEATENPDVAIATVEEGQAHVHTVAQYGTEERATITGPTGKGEYARDRSELFSELGDVLKRQDADAIILAGPGFTKRDAYKYLEDNEPGVAEDVTMVDTAAVGDRGVHEVLKRGAVADVQQETRIEREAEYIDELTARIAQGAKAAYGPEEVEQAAEFGAIERLLILDDRLRKERGPDGEWDVDVDDIVRTTEQKGGEVTVFSSEFPPGQQLSNLGGIAALLRYRLD; encoded by the coding sequence ATGCAGATCAAAGACCGGGAACAGGTCGAGGGCGGGCGCGAACGGGTCACCGTCGTCCCCGAGAGCGTCGACGACCTCTGGCACCTCCAGTACGTCCTCGAACCCGGCGATCGCGTCGCGGGCGACACCACCCGGCGGATCCAGCGCAACGACGACCAGATGCGCGACACCGGCGGGGAGCGCGAACACATGTGGGTCGCGATCGCGGTCGAGGACGTCGAGTTCCACAAGTTCGCCAACCGGCTGCGCGTCGGCGGCGAGATCGTCGCCTGTTCCCGCGAGGACCAGCTCGGGTTTCACCACACGCTGAACGTCGAGGGGCGCGACGAGATATCGATCGAGAAGTACTTCAAGCCGGACCAGGAGGCCCGTCTCGAGGAGGCCGAGGAGGCGACCGAGAACCCGGACGTCGCCATCGCGACCGTCGAGGAGGGACAGGCCCACGTCCACACGGTCGCCCAGTACGGAACCGAGGAGCGGGCGACCATCACCGGCCCCACCGGGAAAGGCGAGTACGCCCGCGATCGATCGGAACTGTTCTCGGAACTCGGCGACGTCCTGAAACGACAGGACGCGGACGCGATCATCCTCGCCGGGCCCGGCTTCACGAAACGGGACGCCTACAAGTACCTCGAAGACAACGAGCCCGGAGTCGCGGAAGACGTCACGATGGTCGACACGGCGGCCGTCGGCGACCGGGGCGTCCACGAGGTCCTCAAACGCGGCGCGGTCGCGGACGTCCAGCAGGAGACCCGCATCGAGCGCGAGGCCGAGTACATCGACGAACTCACCGCGCGCATCGCCCAGGGCGCGAAGGCGGCCTACGGGCCCGAAGAGGTCGAGCAGGCCGCCGAGTTCGGCGCGATCGAGCGGCTGCTGATCCTCGACGATCGGCTACGCAAGGAACGGGGGCCCGACGGCGAGTGGGACGTCGACGTCGACGACATCGTCCGCACGACAGAACAGAAAGGCGGCGAGGTGACGGTCTTCTCGAGCGAGTTCCCGCCGGGTCAGCAGCTCTCGAACCTCGGGGGAATCGCGGCGCTGTTGCGATACCGGCTCGACTGA
- a CDS encoding MMPL family transporter — MSLPDRIANLVTTHSAIVLAALLLTTALVGAGAPMVDDESSLDQYESDSPEGEALEYAEENFSTDDQENTTTVQVIVRGDDVLTKESLLSSLEFQQELRGDESINSTLVEDEAIVGVENLVATTAIREDQAENLSESGAELEARSAKLENRSAELNGTAEELEQRSAELNETADDLEAALNETVAIETEYAELNASYEAGDISDEEYEQRSAELEGRLDDVYEDATADLDEEQSAQFATAMSNAREIQSSLVELERANEAGELSDEEYEERSTELEGQLEDVYVQGTRGVLEDEYAQLEEDSDQLEADFEELEEDSEQLQEDFEELEEDREELEEAGQPPLDDQIEKLESMNESEYEETLTSVLSDDGDQGGDLALRLMPTSYEPGSTDADARMLFVTQSTESGEFQGPGSVDDRTTESQLELRELADDRDQEMLVFGSGIITDEIDRSMSDSLAIVSPLALLFVVVALLIAYRDPLDIVLGIAGIVAVLIWTFGFMGWADIAFNQMFVAIPVLLIGLSIDYAIHVFMRHREQRETPRISDTGTGSEAAREQRDGESPSQDDGEPTDVRGSMSVALAGVGVALVWVTATTVIGFLSNLVSPIGPIREFGVVSAFGILAAMIVFGAMIPAAKVEIDARLEARGIDRHRRAFGTGGGRLADALSVGAVIARKAPLAVLLVTLVVTAGGVYGATQVDTSFDQEDFLADSPPAWTEDLPEPFQPGEYSAKSDLEYVNENFQRQDSQAQLLIRGEVTDDETLERVADAQDDAADSDVAYVLASGEADVRSPLSVMENVAAENESFNESFQAADTDGDGVPDEDVEALYDDLYEIDSEAASDVLYRTDGEYESARMVVSIQGDASSGETTDGMRAIAADFDDGDRWSVVATGDPIVNYVVEQDLLDTVLQSLLITLVAVFVFLTVAYWLTGNSATLGAVTLLPVALAVSWILGTMYLIGMPFNVLTGMITSLTIGLGVAYSIHVSARYTLELERQGSVWDAMHTTVTGTGGALLGSAATTVGGFGVLAFAILPVLEQFGIITALTIVYAFFASVLVLPTLLVLWTRYFGPDVSFEAPSPASARAASDGGRPEDGGDDQ; from the coding sequence GTGAGCCTTCCCGATCGCATCGCGAATCTGGTCACGACGCACTCGGCGATCGTCCTCGCCGCACTTCTGCTGACGACGGCGCTGGTCGGCGCGGGAGCGCCGATGGTCGACGACGAGTCGTCGCTGGACCAGTACGAGAGCGACTCACCCGAAGGTGAGGCCCTCGAGTACGCGGAGGAGAACTTCTCGACCGACGATCAGGAGAACACGACGACGGTACAGGTGATCGTCAGGGGCGACGACGTCCTCACGAAGGAATCACTGCTCTCGTCGCTCGAATTCCAGCAGGAACTCCGGGGCGACGAGTCGATCAATTCGACGCTGGTCGAAGACGAAGCGATCGTCGGCGTCGAGAACCTCGTGGCGACGACCGCGATCCGCGAGGACCAGGCCGAAAACCTCTCCGAAAGCGGCGCGGAACTCGAGGCTCGCAGTGCGAAACTCGAGAATCGGAGCGCGGAACTCAACGGGACGGCCGAGGAACTCGAGCAGCGCTCGGCCGAACTCAACGAGACTGCCGACGACCTCGAGGCGGCGCTGAACGAGACCGTCGCGATCGAGACGGAGTACGCGGAACTGAACGCCTCCTACGAGGCCGGCGACATCTCCGACGAGGAGTACGAGCAGCGATCGGCCGAACTCGAGGGCCGGCTCGACGACGTCTACGAGGACGCGACGGCCGACCTCGACGAGGAGCAGTCGGCGCAGTTCGCCACGGCCATGTCGAACGCGCGAGAGATTCAGTCGTCCCTCGTCGAACTCGAGCGGGCGAACGAGGCCGGCGAACTCTCCGACGAGGAGTACGAGGAACGCTCGACTGAACTCGAGGGGCAACTCGAGGACGTCTACGTTCAGGGCACGCGAGGCGTACTCGAGGACGAGTACGCCCAGCTCGAGGAAGACAGCGATCAGCTCGAGGCGGATTTCGAGGAACTGGAAGAAGACAGCGAACAGCTCCAGGAAGACTTCGAGGAACTCGAGGAAGACCGCGAGGAACTCGAGGAAGCCGGCCAGCCGCCCCTCGACGACCAGATCGAGAAGCTCGAATCGATGAACGAGTCGGAGTACGAGGAGACGCTCACGAGCGTCCTCTCGGACGATGGCGACCAGGGCGGCGACCTGGCGCTGCGCCTGATGCCGACGTCCTACGAACCGGGTTCGACGGACGCGGACGCACGAATGCTGTTCGTGACGCAGTCGACCGAGAGCGGTGAGTTCCAGGGGCCGGGATCGGTCGACGATCGGACCACCGAGAGCCAACTCGAGCTTCGCGAGCTCGCGGACGACCGCGACCAGGAGATGCTCGTCTTCGGGTCCGGCATTATCACCGACGAGATCGACCGATCGATGAGCGACAGTCTGGCGATCGTCTCGCCGCTCGCGCTGCTGTTCGTCGTCGTCGCGCTGTTGATCGCCTACCGCGATCCGCTCGACATCGTCCTCGGGATCGCGGGCATCGTGGCGGTGCTGATCTGGACGTTCGGCTTCATGGGCTGGGCGGACATCGCGTTCAACCAGATGTTCGTCGCCATTCCCGTACTCCTGATCGGGCTCTCGATCGACTACGCGATCCACGTCTTCATGCGCCATCGGGAGCAACGCGAGACGCCACGCATCTCGGATACGGGAACGGGAAGCGAAGCGGCCCGTGAGCAACGCGACGGGGAGAGTCCCTCACAGGACGACGGAGAGCCGACGGACGTTCGGGGGTCGATGTCCGTCGCACTCGCGGGCGTCGGCGTCGCACTCGTCTGGGTGACGGCGACGACGGTCATCGGGTTCCTCTCGAACCTCGTCAGCCCGATCGGTCCGATCCGCGAGTTCGGCGTCGTGAGCGCGTTCGGCATCCTCGCCGCCATGATCGTCTTCGGCGCGATGATCCCCGCGGCGAAAGTCGAGATCGACGCCCGACTCGAGGCTCGTGGAATCGATCGGCACAGACGGGCGTTCGGCACCGGCGGCGGTCGACTCGCCGACGCGCTCTCGGTGGGCGCGGTCATCGCCAGGAAAGCTCCGCTGGCGGTCCTTCTCGTCACCCTGGTGGTGACCGCGGGCGGCGTCTACGGCGCGACCCAGGTGGACACCAGCTTCGATCAGGAGGACTTCCTCGCCGACAGTCCGCCCGCCTGGACCGAGGACCTGCCGGAACCGTTCCAGCCCGGCGAGTACAGCGCGAAGTCCGACCTCGAGTACGTCAACGAGAACTTCCAGCGACAGGACTCGCAGGCGCAACTGCTCATCAGGGGTGAGGTGACCGACGACGAGACGCTCGAACGCGTGGCGGACGCCCAGGACGACGCCGCCGACAGCGACGTGGCGTACGTGCTGGCGAGCGGCGAGGCCGACGTCCGCAGCCCGCTGTCGGTGATGGAGAACGTCGCAGCCGAGAACGAGTCGTTCAACGAGTCGTTCCAGGCGGCGGACACCGACGGCGACGGCGTCCCCGACGAGGACGTCGAGGCGCTGTACGACGACCTCTACGAGATCGACTCCGAGGCCGCAAGCGACGTACTCTACCGCACCGACGGCGAGTACGAGTCCGCCCGGATGGTCGTCTCGATCCAGGGGGACGCCTCGTCCGGCGAGACGACCGATGGGATGCGCGCCATCGCCGCGGACTTCGACGACGGCGACCGGTGGTCCGTGGTGGCGACCGGCGATCCGATCGTCAACTACGTCGTCGAGCAGGACCTGCTGGACACGGTTCTCCAGAGCCTGCTGATCACGCTCGTGGCCGTGTTCGTCTTCCTCACGGTCGCCTACTGGCTGACGGGCAACAGCGCGACGCTCGGCGCCGTGACCCTGCTCCCGGTCGCGCTCGCGGTCAGCTGGATCCTCGGGACGATGTACCTGATCGGGATGCCCTTCAACGTCCTGACGGGGATGATCACCAGCCTGACGATCGGGCTCGGCGTCGCCTACAGCATCCACGTCAGCGCCCGGTACACGCTCGAACTCGAGCGCCAGGGCTCGGTCTGGGACGCGATGCACACGACGGTGACGGGAACCGGCGGCGCCCTGCTCGGCAGCGCGGCGACCACTGTCGGCGGGTTCGGCGTCCTCGCGTTCGCCATCCTCCCCGTGCTCGAACAGTTCGGGATCATCACCGCGCTGACGATCGTCTACGCGTTCTTCGCGAGCGTGCTCGTCCTGCCGACCCTGCTCGTCCTCTGGACGCGGTACTTCGGCCCCGACGTCTCGTTCGAGGCGCCCTCGCCCGCGAGCGCTCGCGCCGCGAGCGACGGCGGCCGCCCCGAAGATGGAGGTGACGACCAGTGA
- a CDS encoding TrmB family transcriptional regulator has translation MSGDETGALEAFERLGLTSYEAKVFIGLHRIGSGTARDVARAVDVPRSQVYGVAETLEERGLLEVQQSNPIRYRPVSVDEAREILRDRFETEQERAFEYVEDVRTEPNGQEEQEDIWTVRGSDRVDDRVVDLLSDADRRIVFGTRLPELLTDDIEAALDERAAAGVDVVGVSATEAVRERLSRLEGVDVFTPPAHRQGDDRSGRIVIVDDDAVLLSVIDDDGSETAIWSSGSLFASVLVQLIQVDEQTLLESR, from the coding sequence GTGAGCGGCGACGAGACCGGTGCCCTGGAGGCCTTCGAACGGCTCGGCCTCACGAGCTACGAGGCGAAGGTCTTCATCGGTCTGCACCGCATCGGCTCCGGGACTGCCCGGGACGTCGCCCGGGCCGTCGACGTCCCGCGGTCGCAGGTGTACGGCGTCGCCGAAACCCTCGAGGAACGGGGACTGCTCGAGGTCCAGCAATCGAACCCCATTCGCTACCGGCCGGTGAGCGTCGACGAGGCCCGCGAGATCCTGCGCGATCGGTTCGAGACCGAACAGGAGCGAGCCTTCGAGTACGTCGAGGACGTCCGCACGGAGCCAAACGGCCAAGAGGAACAGGAGGACATCTGGACGGTCCGGGGGAGCGATCGAGTCGACGATCGCGTCGTCGACCTCCTCTCCGATGCCGACCGACGAATCGTCTTCGGGACGCGTCTGCCGGAACTGCTCACCGACGACATCGAGGCGGCGCTCGACGAGCGCGCCGCCGCGGGCGTCGACGTCGTCGGCGTCAGCGCAACCGAGGCGGTCCGCGAACGGCTCTCCCGACTGGAGGGCGTCGACGTCTTCACGCCGCCCGCCCACCGCCAGGGCGACGACCGATCGGGGCGGATCGTCATCGTCGATGACGACGCCGTCCTGCTCTCGGTCATCGACGACGACGGAAGCGAGACCGCGATCTGGAGCTCCGGATCGCTGTTCGCGTCCGTGTTGGTCCAGCTGATCCAGGTGGACGAGCAGACGCTGCTGGAGTCGCGTTGA